A portion of the Osmerus mordax isolate fOsmMor3 chromosome 22, fOsmMor3.pri, whole genome shotgun sequence genome contains these proteins:
- the khk gene encoding ketohexokinase isoform X2 — MGDKKILCVGLVCLDIINVLDKYPEEDTDSRCLSQRWQRGGNASNSCTVLALLGAPCAFLGSLAPGPVADFVLEDFQKYHIDISLLSDHAQCSFPASVVISNVTTGSRTILHMNSFIVGDFTKRGVDISTVAWQQEGETPCACCVVCTASGSRTVVLSDMNLPDVTATDFSKVDLTQYSWIHWEGRNAEEQVKMIQQVALFNRSLPQQQRITISVEIEKTMEPLYQLFPYGDIVFISKDVAMHFGFHSAASALQELYHRVKKGAVLICAWAEKGADALGPDGVVVHSDAFSPEVLVDTLGAGDTFNASVIYCLSHGGSLQEALMFGCQVAGRKCGVHGYDGIVEQKK; from the exons ATGGGCGACAAAAAGATCCTCTGTGTTGGTCTAGTTTGTCTGGATATCATCAACGTGTTAGACAAGTACCCGGAAGAAGACACTGACAGCAG GTGTCTATCTCAACGTTGGCAACGTGGGGGGAACGCGTCGAACTCGTGCACGGTGCTGGCACTACTCGGTGCTCCCTGCGCGTTCTTGGGCTCCCTTGCCCCTGGGCCCGTAGCAGA CTTTGTGCTGGAGGATTTTCAGAAGTACCACATcgacatctctctcctctctgaccaCGCTCAAtgctccttccctgcctctgtGGTCATCAGCAACGTGACCACCGGTAGTCGCACCATCTTACACATGAACAG CTTCATTGTGGGCGATTTCACCAAACGTGGAGTGGACATTTCCACTGTTGCCTGGCAACAAGAGGGCGAGACTccgtgtgcatgctgtgtggtgtgtactgCCAGCGGCTCACGCACAGTTGTGCTCTCTGACAT gAACCTCCCTGACGTCACAGCAACAGACTTCTCTAAGGTGGACTTGACCCAGTACAGTTGGATTcactgggag GGTCGGAACGCAGAGGAGCAGGTGAAGATGATCCAGCAGGTGGCTTTGTTCAACAGGTCTTTGCCACAGCAACAGAGGATCACCATCTCTGTGGAGATAGAGAAGACAATGGAGCCGCTATATCAGCTGTTTCCCTACGGCGACATA GTGTTTATTAGTAAGGATGTGGCCATGCACTTTGGATTCCATTCGGCAGCCAGTGCACTACAGGAACTCTACCATCGCGTGAAAAAGGG TGCTGTCCTCATATGTGCCTGGGCAGAGAAAGGAGCAGATGCCCTAGGTCCTGATGGAGTTGTCGTCCACTCTGATGCCTTTTCTCCAGAGGTCTTGGTGGACACATTGGGAGCAGGAGACACCTTTAACGCATCTGTCATCTATTGCCTGTCTCACG GAGGAAGTTTACAGGAAGCACTGATGTTTGGTTGCCAGGTTGCTGGCAGGAAGTGTGGTGTCCACGGATACGACGGAATCGTGGAGCAAAAAAAGTGA
- the khk gene encoding ketohexokinase isoform X5 has product MGDKKILCVGLVCLDIINVLDKYPEEDTDSRCLSQRWQRGGNASNSCTVLALLGAPCAFLGSLAPGPVADFVLEDFQKYHIDISLLSDHAQCSFPASVVISNVTTGSRTILHMNRNLPDVTATDFSKVDLTQYSWIHWEGRNAEEQVKMIQQVALFNRSLPQQQRITISVEIEKTMEPLYQLFPYGDIVFISKDVAMHFGFHSAASALQELYHRVKKGAVLICAWAEKGADALGPDGVVVHSDAFSPEVLVDTLGAGDTFNASVIYCLSHGGSLQEALMFGCQVAGRKCGVHGYDGIVEQKK; this is encoded by the exons ATGGGCGACAAAAAGATCCTCTGTGTTGGTCTAGTTTGTCTGGATATCATCAACGTGTTAGACAAGTACCCGGAAGAAGACACTGACAGCAG GTGTCTATCTCAACGTTGGCAACGTGGGGGGAACGCGTCGAACTCGTGCACGGTGCTGGCACTACTCGGTGCTCCCTGCGCGTTCTTGGGCTCCCTTGCCCCTGGGCCCGTAGCAGA CTTTGTGCTGGAGGATTTTCAGAAGTACCACATcgacatctctctcctctctgaccaCGCTCAAtgctccttccctgcctctgtGGTCATCAGCAACGTGACCACCGGTAGTCGCACCATCTTACACATGAACAG gAACCTCCCTGACGTCACAGCAACAGACTTCTCTAAGGTGGACTTGACCCAGTACAGTTGGATTcactgggag GGTCGGAACGCAGAGGAGCAGGTGAAGATGATCCAGCAGGTGGCTTTGTTCAACAGGTCTTTGCCACAGCAACAGAGGATCACCATCTCTGTGGAGATAGAGAAGACAATGGAGCCGCTATATCAGCTGTTTCCCTACGGCGACATA GTGTTTATTAGTAAGGATGTGGCCATGCACTTTGGATTCCATTCGGCAGCCAGTGCACTACAGGAACTCTACCATCGCGTGAAAAAGGG TGCTGTCCTCATATGTGCCTGGGCAGAGAAAGGAGCAGATGCCCTAGGTCCTGATGGAGTTGTCGTCCACTCTGATGCCTTTTCTCCAGAGGTCTTGGTGGACACATTGGGAGCAGGAGACACCTTTAACGCATCTGTCATCTATTGCCTGTCTCACG GAGGAAGTTTACAGGAAGCACTGATGTTTGGTTGCCAGGTTGCTGGCAGGAAGTGTGGTGTCCACGGATACGACGGAATCGTGGAGCAAAAAAAGTGA
- the khk gene encoding ketohexokinase isoform X4, producing MGDKKILCVGLVCLDIINVLDKYPEEDTDSRCLSQRWQRGGNASNSCTVLALLGAPCAFLGSLAPGPVADCCSSFVLEDFQKYHIDISLLSDHAQCSFPASVVISNVTTGSRTILHMNRNLPDVTATDFSKVDLTQYSWIHWEGRNAEEQVKMIQQVALFNRSLPQQQRITISVEIEKTMEPLYQLFPYGDIVFISKDVAMHFGFHSAASALQELYHRVKKGAVLICAWAEKGADALGPDGVVVHSDAFSPEVLVDTLGAGDTFNASVIYCLSHGGSLQEALMFGCQVAGRKCGVHGYDGIVEQKK from the exons ATGGGCGACAAAAAGATCCTCTGTGTTGGTCTAGTTTGTCTGGATATCATCAACGTGTTAGACAAGTACCCGGAAGAAGACACTGACAGCAG GTGTCTATCTCAACGTTGGCAACGTGGGGGGAACGCGTCGAACTCGTGCACGGTGCTGGCACTACTCGGTGCTCCCTGCGCGTTCTTGGGCTCCCTTGCCCCTGGGCCCGTAGCAGA CTGTTGCTCCAGCTTTGTGCTGGAGGATTTTCAGAAGTACCACATcgacatctctctcctctctgaccaCGCTCAAtgctccttccctgcctctgtGGTCATCAGCAACGTGACCACCGGTAGTCGCACCATCTTACACATGAACAG gAACCTCCCTGACGTCACAGCAACAGACTTCTCTAAGGTGGACTTGACCCAGTACAGTTGGATTcactgggag GGTCGGAACGCAGAGGAGCAGGTGAAGATGATCCAGCAGGTGGCTTTGTTCAACAGGTCTTTGCCACAGCAACAGAGGATCACCATCTCTGTGGAGATAGAGAAGACAATGGAGCCGCTATATCAGCTGTTTCCCTACGGCGACATA GTGTTTATTAGTAAGGATGTGGCCATGCACTTTGGATTCCATTCGGCAGCCAGTGCACTACAGGAACTCTACCATCGCGTGAAAAAGGG TGCTGTCCTCATATGTGCCTGGGCAGAGAAAGGAGCAGATGCCCTAGGTCCTGATGGAGTTGTCGTCCACTCTGATGCCTTTTCTCCAGAGGTCTTGGTGGACACATTGGGAGCAGGAGACACCTTTAACGCATCTGTCATCTATTGCCTGTCTCACG GAGGAAGTTTACAGGAAGCACTGATGTTTGGTTGCCAGGTTGCTGGCAGGAAGTGTGGTGTCCACGGATACGACGGAATCGTGGAGCAAAAAAAGTGA
- the khk gene encoding ketohexokinase isoform X1, which translates to MGDKKILCVGLVCLDIINVLDKYPEEDTDSRCLSQRWQRGGNASNSCTVLALLGAPCAFLGSLAPGPVADCCSSFVLEDFQKYHIDISLLSDHAQCSFPASVVISNVTTGSRTILHMNSFIVGDFTKRGVDISTVAWQQEGETPCACCVVCTASGSRTVVLSDMNLPDVTATDFSKVDLTQYSWIHWEGRNAEEQVKMIQQVALFNRSLPQQQRITISVEIEKTMEPLYQLFPYGDIVFISKDVAMHFGFHSAASALQELYHRVKKGAVLICAWAEKGADALGPDGVVVHSDAFSPEVLVDTLGAGDTFNASVIYCLSHGGSLQEALMFGCQVAGRKCGVHGYDGIVEQKK; encoded by the exons ATGGGCGACAAAAAGATCCTCTGTGTTGGTCTAGTTTGTCTGGATATCATCAACGTGTTAGACAAGTACCCGGAAGAAGACACTGACAGCAG GTGTCTATCTCAACGTTGGCAACGTGGGGGGAACGCGTCGAACTCGTGCACGGTGCTGGCACTACTCGGTGCTCCCTGCGCGTTCTTGGGCTCCCTTGCCCCTGGGCCCGTAGCAGA CTGTTGCTCCAGCTTTGTGCTGGAGGATTTTCAGAAGTACCACATcgacatctctctcctctctgaccaCGCTCAAtgctccttccctgcctctgtGGTCATCAGCAACGTGACCACCGGTAGTCGCACCATCTTACACATGAACAG CTTCATTGTGGGCGATTTCACCAAACGTGGAGTGGACATTTCCACTGTTGCCTGGCAACAAGAGGGCGAGACTccgtgtgcatgctgtgtggtgtgtactgCCAGCGGCTCACGCACAGTTGTGCTCTCTGACAT gAACCTCCCTGACGTCACAGCAACAGACTTCTCTAAGGTGGACTTGACCCAGTACAGTTGGATTcactgggag GGTCGGAACGCAGAGGAGCAGGTGAAGATGATCCAGCAGGTGGCTTTGTTCAACAGGTCTTTGCCACAGCAACAGAGGATCACCATCTCTGTGGAGATAGAGAAGACAATGGAGCCGCTATATCAGCTGTTTCCCTACGGCGACATA GTGTTTATTAGTAAGGATGTGGCCATGCACTTTGGATTCCATTCGGCAGCCAGTGCACTACAGGAACTCTACCATCGCGTGAAAAAGGG TGCTGTCCTCATATGTGCCTGGGCAGAGAAAGGAGCAGATGCCCTAGGTCCTGATGGAGTTGTCGTCCACTCTGATGCCTTTTCTCCAGAGGTCTTGGTGGACACATTGGGAGCAGGAGACACCTTTAACGCATCTGTCATCTATTGCCTGTCTCACG GAGGAAGTTTACAGGAAGCACTGATGTTTGGTTGCCAGGTTGCTGGCAGGAAGTGTGGTGTCCACGGATACGACGGAATCGTGGAGCAAAAAAAGTGA
- the khk gene encoding ketohexokinase isoform X7 — MGDKKILCVGLVCLDIINVLDKYPEEDTDSRCLSQRWQRGGNASNSCTVLALLGAPCAFLGSLAPGPVAENLPDVTATDFSKVDLTQYSWIHWEGRNAEEQVKMIQQVALFNRSLPQQQRITISVEIEKTMEPLYQLFPYGDIVFISKDVAMHFGFHSAASALQELYHRVKKGAVLICAWAEKGADALGPDGVVVHSDAFSPEVLVDTLGAGDTFNASVIYCLSHGGSLQEALMFGCQVAGRKCGVHGYDGIVEQKK, encoded by the exons ATGGGCGACAAAAAGATCCTCTGTGTTGGTCTAGTTTGTCTGGATATCATCAACGTGTTAGACAAGTACCCGGAAGAAGACACTGACAGCAG GTGTCTATCTCAACGTTGGCAACGTGGGGGGAACGCGTCGAACTCGTGCACGGTGCTGGCACTACTCGGTGCTCCCTGCGCGTTCTTGGGCTCCCTTGCCCCTGGGCCCGTAGCAGA gAACCTCCCTGACGTCACAGCAACAGACTTCTCTAAGGTGGACTTGACCCAGTACAGTTGGATTcactgggag GGTCGGAACGCAGAGGAGCAGGTGAAGATGATCCAGCAGGTGGCTTTGTTCAACAGGTCTTTGCCACAGCAACAGAGGATCACCATCTCTGTGGAGATAGAGAAGACAATGGAGCCGCTATATCAGCTGTTTCCCTACGGCGACATA GTGTTTATTAGTAAGGATGTGGCCATGCACTTTGGATTCCATTCGGCAGCCAGTGCACTACAGGAACTCTACCATCGCGTGAAAAAGGG TGCTGTCCTCATATGTGCCTGGGCAGAGAAAGGAGCAGATGCCCTAGGTCCTGATGGAGTTGTCGTCCACTCTGATGCCTTTTCTCCAGAGGTCTTGGTGGACACATTGGGAGCAGGAGACACCTTTAACGCATCTGTCATCTATTGCCTGTCTCACG GAGGAAGTTTACAGGAAGCACTGATGTTTGGTTGCCAGGTTGCTGGCAGGAAGTGTGGTGTCCACGGATACGACGGAATCGTGGAGCAAAAAAAGTGA
- the khk gene encoding ketohexokinase isoform X3 — protein sequence MGDKKILCVGLVCLDIINVLDKYPEEDTDSRCLSQRWQRGGNASNSCTVLALLGAPCAFLGSLAPGPVADFIVGDFTKRGVDISTVAWQQEGETPCACCVVCTASGSRTVVLSDMNLPDVTATDFSKVDLTQYSWIHWEGRNAEEQVKMIQQVALFNRSLPQQQRITISVEIEKTMEPLYQLFPYGDIVFISKDVAMHFGFHSAASALQELYHRVKKGAVLICAWAEKGADALGPDGVVVHSDAFSPEVLVDTLGAGDTFNASVIYCLSHGGSLQEALMFGCQVAGRKCGVHGYDGIVEQKK from the exons ATGGGCGACAAAAAGATCCTCTGTGTTGGTCTAGTTTGTCTGGATATCATCAACGTGTTAGACAAGTACCCGGAAGAAGACACTGACAGCAG GTGTCTATCTCAACGTTGGCAACGTGGGGGGAACGCGTCGAACTCGTGCACGGTGCTGGCACTACTCGGTGCTCCCTGCGCGTTCTTGGGCTCCCTTGCCCCTGGGCCCGTAGCAGA CTTCATTGTGGGCGATTTCACCAAACGTGGAGTGGACATTTCCACTGTTGCCTGGCAACAAGAGGGCGAGACTccgtgtgcatgctgtgtggtgtgtactgCCAGCGGCTCACGCACAGTTGTGCTCTCTGACAT gAACCTCCCTGACGTCACAGCAACAGACTTCTCTAAGGTGGACTTGACCCAGTACAGTTGGATTcactgggag GGTCGGAACGCAGAGGAGCAGGTGAAGATGATCCAGCAGGTGGCTTTGTTCAACAGGTCTTTGCCACAGCAACAGAGGATCACCATCTCTGTGGAGATAGAGAAGACAATGGAGCCGCTATATCAGCTGTTTCCCTACGGCGACATA GTGTTTATTAGTAAGGATGTGGCCATGCACTTTGGATTCCATTCGGCAGCCAGTGCACTACAGGAACTCTACCATCGCGTGAAAAAGGG TGCTGTCCTCATATGTGCCTGGGCAGAGAAAGGAGCAGATGCCCTAGGTCCTGATGGAGTTGTCGTCCACTCTGATGCCTTTTCTCCAGAGGTCTTGGTGGACACATTGGGAGCAGGAGACACCTTTAACGCATCTGTCATCTATTGCCTGTCTCACG GAGGAAGTTTACAGGAAGCACTGATGTTTGGTTGCCAGGTTGCTGGCAGGAAGTGTGGTGTCCACGGATACGACGGAATCGTGGAGCAAAAAAAGTGA
- the khk gene encoding ketohexokinase isoform X6, whose translation MHVLSLTLCQFFFSWVLDGAIISHFLITSLSFASSSFIVGDFTKRGVDISTVAWQQEGETPCACCVVCTASGSRTVVLSDMNLPDVTATDFSKVDLTQYSWIHWEGRNAEEQVKMIQQVALFNRSLPQQQRITISVEIEKTMEPLYQLFPYGDIVFISKDVAMHFGFHSAASALQELYHRVKKGAVLICAWAEKGADALGPDGVVVHSDAFSPEVLVDTLGAGDTFNASVIYCLSHGGSLQEALMFGCQVAGRKCGVHGYDGIVEQKK comes from the exons ATGCATGTGCTTTCTCTCACCCTTTGTCAGTTTTTCTTCTCCTGGGTACTAGATGGCGCCATAATCTCACACTTTCTCATCACTTCCTTATCCTTCGCCTCTTCTAG CTTCATTGTGGGCGATTTCACCAAACGTGGAGTGGACATTTCCACTGTTGCCTGGCAACAAGAGGGCGAGACTccgtgtgcatgctgtgtggtgtgtactgCCAGCGGCTCACGCACAGTTGTGCTCTCTGACAT gAACCTCCCTGACGTCACAGCAACAGACTTCTCTAAGGTGGACTTGACCCAGTACAGTTGGATTcactgggag GGTCGGAACGCAGAGGAGCAGGTGAAGATGATCCAGCAGGTGGCTTTGTTCAACAGGTCTTTGCCACAGCAACAGAGGATCACCATCTCTGTGGAGATAGAGAAGACAATGGAGCCGCTATATCAGCTGTTTCCCTACGGCGACATA GTGTTTATTAGTAAGGATGTGGCCATGCACTTTGGATTCCATTCGGCAGCCAGTGCACTACAGGAACTCTACCATCGCGTGAAAAAGGG TGCTGTCCTCATATGTGCCTGGGCAGAGAAAGGAGCAGATGCCCTAGGTCCTGATGGAGTTGTCGTCCACTCTGATGCCTTTTCTCCAGAGGTCTTGGTGGACACATTGGGAGCAGGAGACACCTTTAACGCATCTGTCATCTATTGCCTGTCTCACG GAGGAAGTTTACAGGAAGCACTGATGTTTGGTTGCCAGGTTGCTGGCAGGAAGTGTGGTGTCCACGGATACGACGGAATCGTGGAGCAAAAAAAGTGA